A genomic stretch from Achromobacter spanius includes:
- a CDS encoding ABC transporter ATP-binding protein: MSAMLEVRGLEVNYGHIEAVRGIDLDLNANEITALVGANGAGKSTTLLALSGLLPKARGRVLFEGEDITNLAPHQLVARGIVQVPEGRAILTTMTVQENLELGAYRRGLKNVGPDLEYVFNLFPRLKERITGIAGNLSGGEQQMLAIGRALMAKPRLLLLDEPSMGLAPIVVQEIFRSLRAINADGLTLFLVEQNVRQALKIAQSGYVLENGAMALTGTGRELLGHPRVLEAYLGA; this comes from the coding sequence ATGAGCGCGATGCTGGAAGTCCGCGGGCTCGAGGTCAACTACGGCCATATCGAAGCCGTTCGCGGCATCGACCTGGACCTGAACGCCAACGAGATCACCGCCCTGGTCGGCGCCAATGGCGCCGGCAAATCGACCACGCTGCTGGCGCTGTCGGGTCTGTTGCCCAAGGCGCGCGGCCGCGTCTTGTTCGAAGGCGAAGACATCACCAATCTGGCGCCGCATCAACTGGTGGCGCGCGGCATCGTGCAGGTGCCTGAGGGCCGGGCAATCCTGACCACCATGACGGTGCAGGAAAACCTGGAGCTGGGCGCCTATCGCCGGGGCCTGAAGAATGTGGGGCCTGACCTGGAATACGTGTTCAACCTGTTTCCGCGCCTGAAGGAACGGATCACGGGTATTGCCGGCAACCTGTCCGGCGGCGAACAGCAGATGCTGGCCATTGGCCGGGCCTTGATGGCCAAGCCGCGCCTGTTGCTGCTGGACGAGCCGTCGATGGGCCTGGCGCCGATCGTCGTGCAGGAAATCTTTCGTTCGCTGCGCGCCATCAACGCCGACGGCCTGACGCTGTTCCTGGTGGAACAAAACGTGCGCCAGGCGTTGAAGATTGCCCAAAGCGGCTATGTGCTGGAAAACGGCGCGATGGCGCTGACGGGCACGGGCCGCGAATTGCTGGGCCATCCGCGGGTGCTGGAAGCGTATCTGGGCGCCTGA
- a CDS encoding ABC transporter substrate-binding protein, with translation MQSKTKKLLAALIAAGIVPAAHAADIKLGVAEALSGGAAQYGVSIRNGFQLAADEINAAGGVNGNKLVLVVEDEQGKKEEAINVFKKLIFKDNVLMVFGPTLSNSAQAADPVAQAAKTVAFGTSNTADGITSIGDYVFRNSVTEADVLPATISTVKAKTGLKNVAVLYGNDDVFTKSGYDNFKKALEDQKIPVTTTETFAKGDVDFKAQLTKIKGTNPDAIVLSALLAEGAPIMVQARQLGLNVPVIGGNGMNSVKIFDLAPGGASNNLWIGSPWSIENKAPENVKFIDAYKAKFNGSPDQFAAQSYDAMYIVAQALKNTKITGDLAKDRTALRDALPAVTWTGATGPFKFRQATNRAGKPAGYDADQSPIVSVTKDGKYVIEK, from the coding sequence ATGCAATCCAAGACCAAGAAGCTGCTGGCCGCGCTGATCGCCGCCGGTATCGTCCCGGCTGCGCACGCGGCTGACATCAAGCTGGGTGTGGCGGAAGCCCTGTCCGGCGGCGCCGCTCAGTATGGCGTGTCGATCCGCAACGGTTTCCAGCTTGCCGCTGACGAAATCAACGCCGCGGGCGGCGTCAACGGCAACAAGCTGGTGCTGGTGGTTGAAGACGAACAAGGCAAGAAAGAAGAAGCCATCAACGTCTTCAAGAAGCTGATCTTCAAAGACAACGTCCTGATGGTCTTCGGCCCGACGCTGTCGAACTCGGCCCAGGCCGCCGACCCGGTCGCCCAAGCCGCCAAGACGGTCGCCTTCGGCACCTCCAATACCGCCGACGGCATCACCTCCATTGGCGACTACGTGTTCCGCAACTCGGTCACTGAAGCCGACGTGCTGCCGGCCACGATCTCTACCGTCAAGGCAAAGACCGGCCTGAAGAACGTGGCTGTGCTTTACGGCAACGACGACGTCTTCACCAAGAGCGGCTACGACAACTTCAAGAAGGCCCTGGAAGACCAGAAGATTCCGGTCACCACGACCGAAACGTTCGCCAAGGGCGACGTGGACTTCAAGGCTCAACTGACCAAGATCAAGGGCACCAACCCCGACGCCATCGTGCTTTCCGCACTGCTGGCCGAAGGCGCGCCCATCATGGTGCAGGCCCGCCAATTGGGCCTGAACGTGCCCGTCATCGGCGGCAACGGCATGAACTCGGTCAAGATTTTCGATCTGGCCCCCGGCGGCGCATCGAACAATCTGTGGATCGGCAGCCCGTGGTCCATCGAGAACAAGGCCCCCGAGAACGTCAAGTTCATCGACGCCTACAAGGCCAAGTTCAATGGCTCGCCCGACCAGTTCGCGGCGCAGTCGTATGACGCCATGTACATCGTGGCCCAGGCACTGAAGAACACCAAGATCACCGGCGACCTCGCCAAGGACCGCACGGCCCTGCGCGACGCATTGCCCGCCGTGACCTGGACCGGCGCCACTGGCCCGTTCAAGTTCCGTCAGGCCACCAACCGTGCCGGCAAGCCCGCCGGCTACGATGCCGACCAGTCGCCGATCGTCAGCGTGACCAAGGACGGCAAGTACGTCATCGAAAAGTAA
- the rpsI gene encoding 30S ribosomal protein S9: MIGNWNYGTGRRKTSVARVFIKKGTGKIVVNGKPVDDFFARETGRMIVRQPLELTGHLESFDIKVNVHGGGETGQAGAVRHGITRALIDYDATLKPALSQAGFVTRDAREVERKKVGFRKARRRKQFSKR, from the coding sequence ATGATCGGTAACTGGAATTACGGAACCGGCCGTCGCAAAACTTCGGTGGCTCGCGTTTTCATCAAGAAGGGCACGGGTAAGATCGTTGTCAACGGCAAGCCCGTCGACGATTTCTTCGCCCGCGAAACTGGTCGCATGATCGTGCGCCAACCGCTGGAATTGACCGGCCACCTGGAATCGTTCGACATCAAAGTCAACGTCCACGGCGGCGGTGAAACCGGCCAGGCTGGCGCAGTCCGTCACGGCATCACGCGTGCCTTGATCGACTACGACGCGACCCTGAAGCCCGCACTGTCGCAAGCTGGCTTTGTGACCCGCGATGCCCGTGAAGTCGAACGTAAGAAGGTCGGCTTCCGCAAGGCACGTCGTCGCAAGCAGTTCAGCAAGCGTTAA
- a CDS encoding M23 family metallopeptidase → MNRGLHELASSIKRKVAALFAPVEPKPHRSGLFRRTLLVTAIGLFAGAAALGMVQQPDRSELPPSRIIQSVLPLTAEQVEVSTPSAAPYISETRIRPGDTLSAVLQRLELDAPNLQSFLTHDASARSIYKLYPGRSVQAATDEQGKLVWLRYIHTPGNESDGQVVTRMLHVAPSGDSYKAEEITENTDRQTRVAVGTIKSSLFGATDGAGIPDSVTMQMADILSAKIDFLRDLRKGDQFRVVYEVRSHDGRYAGAGRVLALEFINGGKSYNAVWFSPDEKSGSYYDFDGTSLRGAFLRTALKFSRISSTFGMRMHPIHKTWTGHKGVDYAAPSGTPIHATADGTVEFSGWQNGYGNVVIVKHHGKYSTLYAHQSRIAAGVTKGSKVSQGQLLGYVGSTGWATGPHLHYEFRVNNVPIDPLSVDLPVARALEPAEARAFNQAVAPYKQQILLLTQFQQTLPDALTNVASR, encoded by the coding sequence ATGAATCGTGGCCTCCACGAACTGGCGAGTAGCATCAAGCGCAAAGTTGCTGCCCTGTTTGCGCCCGTTGAGCCCAAGCCCCATCGCTCGGGACTTTTCCGCCGCACTCTTCTCGTCACCGCAATCGGTTTGTTTGCCGGCGCCGCCGCCTTGGGCATGGTGCAGCAACCCGACCGCTCCGAACTCCCCCCGTCCCGCATCATCCAGAGCGTTCTGCCGCTGACCGCCGAGCAAGTCGAAGTCAGCACGCCGAGCGCCGCGCCGTACATCAGCGAAACCCGTATCCGCCCAGGCGACACGCTTTCCGCTGTATTGCAACGGCTGGAACTGGACGCGCCCAACCTGCAAAGCTTCCTGACGCACGACGCCAGCGCCCGCAGCATCTACAAGCTGTATCCGGGGCGCTCGGTACAAGCCGCCACGGATGAGCAAGGCAAGCTGGTCTGGTTGCGCTACATCCATACGCCCGGCAATGAATCTGACGGCCAGGTCGTGACGCGCATGCTGCATGTTGCCCCGTCCGGCGATAGCTACAAGGCCGAGGAAATCACCGAAAACACCGACCGCCAAACCCGGGTGGCCGTGGGCACGATCAAGTCGTCGCTCTTCGGCGCCACGGATGGCGCCGGCATCCCGGATTCGGTCACCATGCAGATGGCCGACATTCTCAGCGCCAAGATTGACTTCCTGCGCGACCTGCGCAAGGGCGACCAATTCCGCGTGGTCTATGAGGTCCGTTCGCACGACGGCCGCTATGCCGGCGCAGGCCGCGTGCTGGCTTTGGAATTCATCAACGGCGGCAAGTCCTACAACGCCGTGTGGTTCAGCCCGGACGAAAAGTCCGGCTCGTATTACGACTTCGACGGCACCAGCCTGCGCGGTGCCTTTTTGCGCACCGCGCTGAAGTTCAGCCGCATCAGCTCCACGTTCGGCATGCGCATGCACCCCATCCACAAAACCTGGACGGGCCACAAGGGCGTGGACTACGCCGCGCCTTCGGGCACGCCGATCCACGCCACGGCGGACGGCACGGTTGAGTTTTCGGGCTGGCAGAACGGCTATGGCAACGTGGTCATCGTGAAGCATCACGGCAAGTATTCAACGCTGTATGCGCACCAGAGCCGCATCGCCGCGGGCGTCACCAAGGGCTCCAAGGTTTCACAGGGCCAGTTGCTGGGTTATGTCGGCTCAACCGGCTGGGCCACCGGCCCGCACCTGCACTACGAGTTCCGCGTCAACAACGTGCCGATCGACCCGCTGTCGGTCGACCTGCCAGTTGCCCGCGCCCTGGAGCCGGCCGAAGCCCGCGCATTCAACCAGGCCGTGGCGCCCTACAAGCAACAGATCCTGCTGCTGACGCAGTTCCAGCAGACGCTGCCCGACGCGCTGACCAACGTGGCCAGCCGCTAG
- a CDS encoding branched-chain amino acid ABC transporter permease produces the protein MSGFENFWAIYGNLVLTLGTNALLALSIWLTLACGMLAMANAAFMGIGAYTAALLTMNYDAPFTVALAGGMAAPALVAALIGLPTLRLSGVYLAMATLGFGEVVRVTILNTDSLTGGALGLNGIPQLTQWWHVVLAVVIVLFVLWRVRASKIGRSFDAIRGDETAAGLMGIDVRANKMLAFVAGAMIAGLAGALNAHLTFFIGPNEYGFDRGVEILTMAILGGIGGLAGPVLGSFIITVLPELLRGFADLRLVANGVILVVIVLFLPQGIWDPVRFKRWMRQGRGGQGGKRHA, from the coding sequence ATGAGCGGATTCGAAAACTTCTGGGCCATTTACGGCAATCTGGTGCTCACGCTGGGCACCAACGCGTTGCTGGCCCTCTCCATCTGGCTGACCCTGGCCTGCGGCATGCTGGCCATGGCCAACGCCGCCTTCATGGGCATCGGGGCGTATACCGCCGCGCTGCTCACCATGAACTACGACGCCCCGTTCACGGTCGCGCTTGCCGGGGGCATGGCCGCGCCCGCGCTGGTGGCGGCCTTGATCGGCTTGCCGACCTTGCGATTGTCAGGGGTCTATCTGGCCATGGCCACGCTGGGCTTTGGCGAAGTGGTGCGCGTCACCATCCTGAACACCGATTCGCTCACTGGCGGCGCGCTGGGCCTGAACGGCATTCCGCAGCTAACCCAGTGGTGGCATGTGGTGCTGGCGGTGGTCATTGTCCTGTTCGTGCTGTGGCGCGTGCGCGCGTCCAAGATTGGACGTTCGTTCGACGCCATTCGTGGCGACGAAACGGCGGCTGGCCTGATGGGCATCGACGTGCGCGCCAACAAAATGCTGGCGTTCGTGGCCGGCGCGATGATCGCAGGTCTGGCGGGCGCCTTGAACGCGCACCTGACCTTCTTCATCGGTCCTAATGAATACGGCTTTGACCGTGGCGTTGAAATCCTGACCATGGCCATCCTGGGCGGCATCGGCGGCTTGGCCGGTCCCGTGCTGGGCAGCTTCATCATTACCGTGCTGCCGGAATTGTTGCGCGGTTTTGCGGATCTGCGCCTGGTCGCCAACGGAGTGATTCTGGTGGTGATTGTGTTGTTCCTGCCGCAAGGCATCTGGGATCCGGTGCGCTTCAAGCGCTGGATGCGTCAAGGCCGAGGCGGCCAGGGAGGCAAGCGTCATGCTTGA
- the rplM gene encoding 50S ribosomal protein L13, producing the protein MKTFVAKPHEVQRDWFVIDAKGKVLGRVASEVARRLRGKHKPEFTPHVDTGDYIVIINASDIVVTGTKAKDKKYFRHTTYPGGIRETNFEKMQERFPGRAIQKAVKGMLPKGPLGYAMIKKLKVYAGAEHPHTAQQPKTLDI; encoded by the coding sequence ATGAAGACCTTTGTGGCCAAGCCGCATGAAGTCCAACGTGACTGGTTTGTGATCGACGCCAAGGGCAAAGTCCTCGGTCGTGTGGCCAGCGAAGTCGCACGTCGTCTGCGTGGCAAGCACAAACCTGAATTCACGCCGCACGTTGATACTGGCGATTACATCGTCATCATCAACGCTTCCGATATCGTCGTTACCGGTACCAAGGCGAAGGACAAGAAGTACTTCCGCCACACCACGTACCCGGGCGGTATCCGCGAAACGAACTTCGAGAAAATGCAAGAGCGTTTTCCCGGTCGCGCCATTCAGAAGGCCGTTAAGGGCATGCTGCCCAAGGGTCCTCTGGGCTACGCCATGATCAAGAAGCTGAAGGTCTATGCTGGTGCCGAGCACCCGCACACCGCCCAGCAGCCCAAGACGCTGGATATCTAA
- the argC gene encoding N-acetyl-gamma-glutamyl-phosphate reductase has product MAQASNTRIKVGIVGGTGYTGVELLRLLSQHPNVELTAITSRKEDGLPVADMYPNLRGRVNLAFSAPEKASLTDCDVVFFATPHGVAMAQAQELIASGTRVIDLAADFRLQDIPTFERWYKIPHTCPDILAESQYGLVELNRDAIAKARVIGNPGCYPTTVLLGLAPLLEGGKSLVDAQTLIADCKSGVSGAGRKAEVGSLFSEASDNFKAYGVSGHRHHPEIVAQLEKIAGGKVGLTFVPHLVPMIRGMFSTLYARILPEARDTDFQALFEARYANEPFVDVMPAGSLPETRSVRASNNLRIALSRPGNGDQLIVMVVQDNLVKGAAGQAVQNMNLMFGVAESTGLDQVAILP; this is encoded by the coding sequence ATGGCCCAAGCATCGAATACCCGTATCAAGGTTGGTATTGTCGGCGGCACCGGTTATACCGGCGTCGAGCTGCTGCGCTTGCTGTCGCAGCATCCCAACGTGGAATTGACCGCCATCACCTCCCGCAAGGAAGATGGGCTGCCGGTCGCTGATATGTACCCGAACCTGCGAGGCCGCGTGAACCTGGCCTTCTCCGCGCCGGAAAAAGCGTCGTTGACGGATTGCGACGTGGTGTTCTTCGCCACGCCCCATGGCGTCGCCATGGCACAAGCCCAGGAACTGATTGCCTCGGGCACCCGCGTCATCGACCTGGCTGCTGATTTCCGCCTGCAAGACATCCCTACGTTCGAACGCTGGTACAAGATTCCCCACACCTGCCCCGACATCCTGGCCGAATCCCAGTATGGCCTGGTGGAACTGAACCGCGACGCCATCGCCAAGGCGCGCGTCATCGGCAACCCGGGCTGCTACCCGACCACGGTGCTGTTGGGTCTGGCCCCGCTGCTGGAAGGTGGGAAGTCGCTGGTGGATGCGCAAACGCTGATCGCCGATTGCAAATCCGGCGTGTCGGGCGCAGGCCGCAAGGCCGAAGTGGGCTCGCTGTTCTCGGAAGCGTCCGACAATTTCAAGGCTTATGGCGTGTCGGGCCACCGGCATCATCCTGAAATCGTTGCGCAATTGGAGAAAATCGCCGGGGGCAAGGTTGGCCTGACGTTCGTGCCGCACCTGGTGCCGATGATCCGCGGCATGTTCTCCACCCTTTATGCCCGCATCCTGCCAGAGGCCCGCGACACTGACTTCCAGGCGCTGTTTGAAGCGCGTTACGCCAATGAACCGTTCGTTGACGTCATGCCGGCCGGCAGCCTGCCCGAAACCCGTTCGGTACGCGCGTCGAACAACTTGCGCATCGCACTCAGCCGACCGGGCAATGGTGACCAATTGATCGTCATGGTCGTCCAGGACAATCTGGTCAAGGGCGCCGCCGGCCAAGCGGTGCAGAACATGAACTTGATGTTCGGCGTTGCCGAGTCCACGGGTCTGGACCAGGTGGCCATTCTGCCTTGA
- a CDS encoding branched-chain amino acid ABC transporter permease: protein MFEQQFVNALSLGCVYALFALGFTLIFGVLGVINLAHGAVFMVGAYAALFVVQQFGLPLWAALMAAFFVAGFTGVIIDYLVLKPLRKRNAPHLIPMIATIGVGIILNNGAQSIFGASNLRFPHGTVPEEVIEVAGLHLTVIELGIIFLSFALMAVLMYVMRRTQFGRALRAIAESPKAAWLLGINVEKLFVTTSFAAAALGGVAGVLIGLYSNALFPLMGQPMLHKGIAVIILGGMGDIRGAMLGGLFLGFAEVLSVAYIGSTMRDAVAFGLLFLILLVRPQGLFGKVVQRKA from the coding sequence ATGTTCGAACAACAATTCGTCAATGCCTTGTCGCTGGGCTGTGTGTATGCACTGTTCGCGCTGGGCTTCACGCTGATCTTCGGCGTGCTCGGGGTGATCAACCTGGCGCATGGCGCCGTCTTCATGGTTGGCGCCTACGCGGCACTGTTCGTGGTCCAGCAATTCGGCCTGCCCCTGTGGGCGGCGCTGATGGCCGCGTTCTTCGTGGCAGGCTTCACCGGGGTCATCATCGACTATCTGGTGCTCAAGCCGCTGCGCAAGCGCAACGCGCCCCACTTGATCCCCATGATCGCCACCATCGGCGTAGGCATCATCCTGAATAACGGCGCCCAGAGCATCTTCGGCGCCAGCAACCTGCGCTTCCCGCACGGCACCGTGCCCGAAGAAGTGATCGAAGTCGCGGGCCTGCACCTGACCGTCATCGAACTGGGCATCATCTTCCTGTCGTTCGCGCTGATGGCCGTGCTGATGTACGTGATGCGCCGCACGCAGTTCGGCCGCGCGCTGCGCGCCATTGCCGAGTCGCCCAAGGCCGCCTGGCTGCTGGGCATCAACGTCGAAAAGCTGTTCGTCACGACCTCGTTCGCCGCTGCCGCCCTGGGTGGCGTGGCCGGCGTGCTGATCGGCCTGTACTCGAATGCGCTGTTCCCGCTGATGGGCCAGCCGATGCTGCACAAGGGCATCGCGGTCATCATCCTGGGCGGCATGGGCGACATTCGCGGCGCCATGCTGGGCGGTCTGTTCCTGGGATTCGCCGAGGTGCTGTCGGTGGCCTACATCGGCTCCACCATGCGCGACGCGGTGGCTTTCGGCCTGCTGTTCCTGATCCTGCTGGTGCGCCCGCAAGGTCTGTTCGGCAAAGTGGTTCAACGCAAGGCTTAA
- a CDS encoding DUF6776 family protein, whose protein sequence is MPVDRPSPNPQPRSLSGLLRVLAGLLIGVLLGGAAGYGVALRQARPQDAVVISAQQAEAQAEAMRQQGAQLRYTQGQLDTADGELVIERAARQELETQLRAAQAEVGRVRDQLAFYEQLLPAGPEGSVDIRGVQIDREGGGLRYKVLLMRSGRNGGASFAGALRFQATGVLMGETVTVELAPMQVKAEAGPVSAAAAAESTSAALLALQFDQYQRSQGILAIPEGFVPESVTVSVLEGETVRASRSVKLEL, encoded by the coding sequence ATGCCAGTCGATCGCCCATCCCCCAACCCGCAACCCCGCTCCTTGAGTGGGCTGCTGCGCGTGCTTGCGGGGCTGCTGATAGGCGTGCTGTTAGGTGGCGCCGCTGGCTATGGGGTCGCGCTGCGACAAGCGCGGCCGCAAGATGCCGTGGTGATCAGCGCGCAACAGGCCGAGGCGCAGGCCGAAGCCATGCGTCAGCAGGGCGCGCAGTTGCGCTACACCCAAGGCCAGTTGGATACGGCCGACGGCGAACTTGTTATCGAGCGGGCGGCGCGGCAAGAACTTGAAACCCAGTTACGCGCCGCTCAGGCCGAGGTCGGCAGGGTGCGCGACCAATTGGCGTTCTACGAGCAGCTCTTGCCCGCCGGGCCGGAAGGGTCCGTGGACATTCGCGGTGTGCAAATTGACCGTGAAGGCGGTGGCTTGCGCTACAAAGTGCTGCTGATGCGCAGTGGCCGCAATGGCGGCGCTTCTTTTGCGGGCGCCCTGCGGTTCCAGGCCACGGGTGTGCTCATGGGCGAAACCGTCACGGTGGAACTTGCACCCATGCAGGTCAAGGCCGAAGCCGGCCCGGTGTCGGCCGCGGCCGCCGCCGAGTCGACTTCGGCAGCTTTGCTGGCCTTGCAATTTGATCAGTACCAACGCAGCCAGGGCATCCTGGCGATCCCCGAGGGATTTGTCCCCGAAAGCGTGACCGTCAGCGTCCTGGAAGGCGAAACCGTCCGCGCCTCGCGAAGTGTCAAACTGGAACTTTGA
- a CDS encoding ABC transporter ATP-binding protein, producing MLELTSVSKSFGGLHVLHDVSLSVPEGSIFGLIGPNGAGKTTVFNLITGLLPPSGGTITFQGQSVLAKKPHSITRMGIARTFQNIRLFKEMTLLENVVVGAYRHMNYGFPSLLLGLSGYREHEQRARERAHELLTWMRLDHKANDLADNLSYGEQRRLELARALATEPKLLLLDEPVAGMNTNERAELMREILAIRDRGYTILMIEHDMRFVMGLCERIAVLNFGKIIACGGPDEIRNNEQVIEAYLGREDDEDTEQVEAAK from the coding sequence ATGCTTGAGCTGACTTCCGTCTCCAAGAGCTTCGGCGGCCTGCATGTGCTGCATGACGTCAGCCTGTCCGTGCCCGAAGGTTCCATCTTCGGCTTGATCGGCCCCAACGGCGCCGGCAAAACGACGGTGTTCAACCTGATCACCGGTCTGCTGCCGCCCAGCGGCGGCACCATCACGTTTCAGGGCCAAAGCGTTCTGGCCAAGAAGCCGCACAGCATCACGCGCATGGGCATTGCCCGCACGTTCCAGAACATTCGTCTCTTCAAAGAGATGACGCTGCTGGAAAACGTGGTGGTCGGCGCCTACCGGCACATGAATTACGGCTTTCCCAGCCTGCTGCTGGGCCTGTCGGGCTATCGCGAGCACGAACAGCGCGCCCGCGAACGCGCGCACGAACTGCTGACGTGGATGCGCCTGGATCACAAGGCCAACGATCTGGCCGACAACCTGTCCTACGGCGAACAGCGCCGCCTGGAGCTGGCGCGCGCGCTGGCCACCGAGCCCAAGCTGCTGCTGCTGGACGAGCCGGTTGCCGGCATGAACACCAACGAGCGCGCCGAGCTCATGCGCGAAATCCTCGCCATTCGCGATCGCGGCTACACCATCCTGATGATCGAGCACGACATGCGCTTCGTCATGGGCTTGTGCGAACGCATCGCGGTGCTGAACTTCGGCAAGATCATCGCTTGCGGCGGCCCTGACGAAATCCGCAACAACGAGCAAGTCATCGAGGCCTATCTGGGCCGCGAAGACGACGAAGACACCGAACAAGTGGAGGCCGCCAAATGA
- the erpA gene encoding iron-sulfur cluster insertion protein ErpA: protein MNAVTETVDLQAAPPVPLVFTDSAAAKVKDLLAEEGNPDLKLRVFVQGGGCSGFQYGFTFDEVVNEDDTVLDKAGVQLLVDPMSFQYLVGAEIDYKEDLEGAQFVIRNPNASTTCGCGSSFSV from the coding sequence ATGAATGCAGTAACCGAAACCGTCGATCTTCAGGCCGCCCCGCCTGTGCCCTTGGTATTTACCGACTCGGCTGCCGCCAAAGTGAAGGATTTGCTGGCCGAAGAAGGCAACCCCGACCTGAAGCTGCGCGTCTTCGTCCAAGGTGGCGGCTGTTCGGGCTTTCAATACGGCTTCACGTTTGACGAAGTTGTGAACGAAGACGATACCGTGCTGGACAAGGCTGGCGTTCAACTGCTGGTTGACCCGATGAGCTTCCAATACCTGGTCGGTGCTGAAATCGACTACAAGGAAGACCTGGAAGGCGCCCAGTTCGTCATCCGCAACCCCAACGCCAGCACCACCTGCGGCTGCGGTTCCTCGTTCTCGGTGTAA
- a CDS encoding anhydro-N-acetylmuramic acid kinase, protein MSSTVPVSPASAALYIGLMSGTSVDGVDGVLVRLSDTQAPQVLASASLPMPENLRRELLALNRPGDDELARASLAANALARLYAQAVSDLLRDARLHARDVTAIGAHGQTVRHRPDSGYTVQLNAPALLAELSAIDVVADFRSRDVAAGGQGAPLVPPFHAAIFGAPQGRAVLNLGGIANVTLLAPGLPVRGFDTGPANVFLDAWCQRHLGQPFDADGRWAATGKVVAPLLEQLIASEPWFALPAPKSTGRDLFNLQWLDDRLAAFDGPTPAPQDVQATLQRLTARTVANAIDAAAAHTQEVFVCGGGARNAGLMQELAYCLQRPVHPTDALGVPAQQVEALAFAWLAQAFVQRKPAGLPAVTGARGPRVLGALYPA, encoded by the coding sequence GTGAGCTCCACCGTACCTGTATCGCCCGCCAGCGCGGCGCTCTATATCGGCTTGATGTCCGGCACCAGCGTGGACGGCGTGGATGGTGTGCTGGTGCGCTTGAGTGACACGCAGGCGCCGCAGGTGCTGGCCAGCGCCAGCCTGCCCATGCCGGAAAACCTGCGTCGCGAGCTGTTGGCCTTGAATCGGCCTGGCGACGACGAACTGGCGCGCGCCAGCCTTGCCGCCAACGCGCTGGCCAGGCTGTATGCCCAGGCCGTGTCCGACTTGCTGCGAGACGCGCGCTTGCATGCCCGCGATGTGACCGCCATCGGCGCCCACGGCCAAACCGTCCGGCACCGCCCGGACAGCGGCTATACCGTGCAACTCAATGCACCGGCGCTGCTTGCAGAGCTGAGCGCTATTGACGTGGTGGCGGATTTCCGCAGCCGCGACGTGGCCGCTGGCGGCCAGGGCGCGCCGCTGGTTCCGCCCTTTCACGCAGCGATCTTCGGCGCGCCGCAAGGACGAGCCGTCCTTAACCTGGGCGGCATCGCCAACGTCACGCTGCTTGCGCCCGGTCTTCCCGTACGCGGCTTCGATACGGGGCCTGCCAATGTCTTTCTGGACGCCTGGTGCCAACGGCACCTGGGACAACCCTTTGACGCTGATGGCCGTTGGGCTGCCACGGGCAAGGTCGTCGCCCCCCTGCTTGAACAATTGATCGCCAGCGAACCCTGGTTCGCCCTGCCAGCGCCCAAATCCACCGGGCGCGATCTGTTCAACCTGCAATGGCTGGATGACCGCCTGGCGGCCTTTGACGGCCCCACACCAGCGCCCCAGGACGTGCAGGCGACGTTGCAGCGCCTGACCGCCCGAACTGTCGCCAACGCCATCGACGCGGCCGCCGCGCACACGCAGGAAGTTTTTGTCTGTGGCGGTGGTGCCCGCAACGCCGGCCTTATGCAGGAGCTGGCGTATTGCCTGCAGCGCCCCGTGCACCCGACCGACGCGCTTGGTGTACCGGCGCAGCAAGTCGAGGCGCTGGCGTTCGCATGGCTTGCGCAGGCCTTCGTCCAACGCAAGCCGGCCGGGCTGCCGGCGGTGACCGGGGCTCGCGGCCCACGGGTCCTGGGCGCGCTGTATCCGGCATAA